The nucleotide sequence tttttggctatatttgataaataatcTCCAATGGATGACACACCTTGGACAATTGGACACCACCATGTGTAGggcaaaaccctaaccctgGTTGGCTACCTCTTATAAATACCTCCATCTCCACCAAAttttcactactacaaaattatctataactGGCGGTCCAAAACCGACAAAAAAATGTATATTACTGTCagattttaagcaaaatccgacagaaaatggatgcagtgaCGAGATAATAAGCAATAGATTTGCTAgcgtcaggaaatgaattttctgacataaaatactctaaaaccgacaAAAATTGTATCAGATATAATCGACAGAGAatatgtgacagcccgtcccgataATTTAATCGGATTATGTGAAAAGACAGAAATACCCTCTGACGTTGAATGATGTGTATGTgatatgtattggtttaattatttggattggtgacccaattagaactaagatTTTTCTTAGTTTTGGTTAGTGGCTTTAGGACCCCACGCACACACATCAGCCTTCTCTCTATTCCCCGTGTCTTCTATTTCTTCCCTCTTCCTTGACTTTTCCTGCAACGTCTGTACAAGTGTACGGACCACCCTCAAACTTGTCCATTTCTGCACGGAGCAACCTTGAAATCTTTTCCATTGTGTTCATCTCGACTTGGTGAGTTCATCTACACTAGTTTTGAGACTTGGAACCCTCGAAAACCTGGAAACCCGAGAGACCCGTTTTGGTGCACTGGTTATATACCAGTAAAAATTGAAAGGTTCAAAGGAATTGGAGCTTGCAGCAAGGTTAAGGACACTCTCATGATGCTTGGAGTGCCATTTTCATGAAGTTTGGAAGTCGGAATCGTGAGAACCAGAGAACCCGAGTTTAGGTACTATGCACGTGATCGTAATCGGGGACGTTTCAGCGAATTTTAAGACCACAGGAGGCTTAAAGAGGTCCTTACGAAGCTCGGAGTACTTAGTTTGAAGAATTTAGACGTCGGAGTATCGAGGACAGCGAGTTTTAAGATTTGCCGGATTATCAAAGCTTTTGCCGGCGGGATTCCGGTGGTTTCAGAGCTCGAATCAGGTATGGTTTTGTTCGTCGTTGTGATATCTTCACAATGGTGCAAGTTTCAtaaattttgggttaaaaatgaagaagatataaggttttgaaatttttccagaaaccgacgACGGAGTCCGAAGAGCGATTGGAGAAGAcgagagaatattccgtcagagttgacggaatattctgacgccaTCAGGTATCTTTAACGGTTTCTGTtactatttaacggaatattcctgacacCGTTTGTGGTTTCTGTTAGGGTTCCCTGCGCGTGGTCGCGCGTATGGCCGTGCATTCGCCGGTGCGTGGCGGTGCATGGGAcctcaaaaaattattttgaaattttggggatgatcctgaggttgtgtaggtcactgtggtatattcatatacccaatttgagcaatatgtgagaagttattacctattgttggttatgtacgttaaataacgtttattcgaTTATTACGCTTATAGGTGAGGCCTATTCTCGGGACGAGCGTAATCAATCGAGGCTCGAGGGTTATGACCCATCGACATATctgtgagtgggcttttgttttcagtatataattatatacttgatatatttcccagaaatgtgttttaaataaaagtatgctttgaaataatatgccaatgcctttatattctgaatatgcatttcatgtttgcatatatatataattgtggtgatgtggaggcacaggtaagtgcaggtaagttatgtttggtctAGGTGAACTACGAACGGCTTGAttcctgtttagggtacgtagacaGTCTAAcgagaggttagatgcagccattcAATAAATGAGATGAACATGTTGATTATCTATATGAGATGTGATTGAGACAAAGGCCTTAGTTGTGAATAGAATGATTATAAATGTATTGATGAACATTGAACTCATAACCTGAACCAGGGTGATTACAATTTAACCAGAGAGAGCTGGCACAGGCCTgtatattatgtcacctcccgcaccatatgcttacattggatccaatttaggtgcatagtcttgtcgtacagaccactataggtggttccgactcgtaggtgactaacgATTTATTGCACAGCTAACATTAGGgcgtagcattgagcataagtatattacacccaaccttgtcgtacagaccatttcagtggttccgacttatgtgcagtatattgccgtataggtcatagaagtgactccggctagattgagttgagctatgaattcagtcgtACAGATTAGCACAGGGGTTCCCGCTATTacatcatatttctatgaagttattcttacctgaattgtttACCctatatatgcttatatcttgactctgggaaattaatatatgttttacggccaggggttagatatgttgataaatgaaatggttttgtaaaacatttgtttttgcctactcacgttttctgttttgcgcccctccaggttttaagtaagcttgatgTTGGTGGCTAAaggacgtcggcagttctgacctatttgaataacagtaggacattcctggtactatgtaactagtacttgtcctattggactgcacctagacctTATGCTCTgaattaggagtgtttactgttgtaactaactcctatcactttctaGCTAGTTGTGCAGTCTAGTAatatggtttttaattattcgtatatttgttatctttatcgcttccgcactgtgcacatggctatgtcactctcatgtgacgaccagcatgccttgatctcagtCAGGGTGTGTtagaatatattaataatgaataaataagagcatTTATGTCGGCTAAAACTGACAGAAAATATTCAAACCGCCAGAAATGTTGTCGGATATAATTGACAAAGAATTTATtaataagaataaataaaagcattcttgtcggataaaaccgacataaaatatattaataattaaaaaatatacatataaacaacCACTTTCTGCATTTTCCATATCCCCTGCATTCAAACATGTGATGATGaagtagaggaagaagaaataagGGAAAAAACGAAGTAGCAGCAGCAAAacgaagacgaagaagaagcagcagcaAAAACGaagtagaggaagaagaaataagAGAAAAAATGACGATTGAAATTAATGCATTAAAAGACGATTGAATCGAGAGTTATGGAAGAAATTTGTACTTCACTGACATGTAGAAAAGCTCGGATCTTGGAAGCGAAACGAAGACGATGAGTGGGTTCCCAAGAAGACAGTCACCACCTAGCTTCGAACTTAACGCCATTCGCCGGAATCATCGCTGTGATGACATGCATGccacttcctcctcctccttcctcttcaaCTCCCGACCCAACAGGCCCTCCCACTTCCTCACCCCGTGCTCTTCTCTCAAGCAGTCCAAGAAGAAGTCCCTCAAGAACACCCACAATGCTCCTCTACAGAGCCAGCGTTGGTTCTTCAATACAGATTAAAAAAAGAGATTAAACTCCAGAGATTTTTGACATAATACTTATCACTGATGGATTAGAACCCACACAACCAAGATGGGAAAATAATTCATACCTGAGATGGAGTTCGAGAGAGCAGAAGCTCTCAGCGTTAATGGCAGATCACACAGTGATGCATCGATGATACATGCAACGCTGCAGGTTGATTCCCCATGTCCCAAGGGTtcgaggttcaaattttttagGGTTGATTTGGTCAGAATTGAGACGAAGGATAAGGGTTCCTTCTCGGAGCTTAGAAAGAGGGAAAGTGTCAAGATTTAGAGTTAGGTTtcagaaaaatgaaggaaatgagCGGGGGTCGGATGTGGGtataagaaaattttcattactgttggttaaaaccaacagaaacatttttttaaatataaaccgATAGAAAATTTTCATTCCTCTTGGTTAAAACTGACAGAACAAAAATGGCGGAAACATTCCCCCCAaaattccctcccaaaattttaaattccccccaaaaattttgttacgattttaaaaaataaagtaataattgtttggtttaataaataaataaataatatgtatttaagtagaatacgtttttaaaaattaaatatgtttgtaccatacttgaccaatcccgaaactaccaagcatcggtcaacgttataccgtcaaggatctagaagagttttcctccaaccaggaggcaatcacagcatgacacgtgtcaatatcagaggCCAattacaacacgacacgtgttaatgtcagaacaaagctagaaactctcttctataaaaggagatcattctcccacaataatccataatgtcatttgtactaaatcattcactagtactcactaaaggaaagcttggacctatgtacttgtgtaaacccttcacaattaatgagaactcctctactccgtggacgtaacaAATCTGTGTGAaacacgtacatcttgtgtttgcttctctgtccctgtccatttacatacttatccacactagtgattggagcaatctagcgaaggtcacaaacttgacactttctattgtaccaaagtcctcactaattttgtgtatcaacaaaataaataatttttttttgtcgaaaataaataattgtttggtttaatagataataacccatgtaaaatatgcaataaagaaacaaaaagataattgtacaatgaaaatgtcatcacacaaactaaatattgtctaatcaatacttgaaaaacataaataaaaatttagcacaaattacttttcacacttcaaaatttaggcaaatttagCAGAGATatacattctacaaaactagtttcaatgatctaaccgtcaaacttgtttgtagatactacaagatcgcatacgtaaaaaatcaaaaaaagaaaaaaattcagagatTAGTTAACGGTACAAAAGTTTTCatcggttataaacgaaaaaccacaatttaatagttattttagcttcggttttgattttttttacagctatactCCTCGACCCtgtaagaatgcaatgaacgaattcaatcttcaatttaaaatatttacactaatggataccacaaaatcttatttttatttttgtcagttataaccgccagaatactaaaataataaccgccagaaagtaaaataataaaatagtcaatttctgtcggttataactgccaccattaacttaaaaaccgccAAAATCTatcaaaaatatttataaaaaaaattcaaaaatattgtctgttataaccgacaggattttTTTGATATCCGTCaggaatttatgtcggatataaccgacatgatttttctaatatccgccacctaaagctaatattgtagtagtgtttGGTAAGCTTTTTGCTATGCATACAAGCCCTAAACACTTCACTCTTTTCAAAGATATTAACTTAAGCATGGAAGATCCATTGACCAACCATCCCCCTTCCCCACCCCCACCCACCTTGTCGGTGTGTGAggctttgatctttgatcaaAGAAGTTAATAGTACAAATATATCAAGACTAAAGGCGGCGAATTTTTGCTTCTATAGTCCAAACATCATAATTAGAAACATTCATTCTCTTTTCATCATTTAAAGACCatatatgcaaaaaaaaattcaatctgaAGGTCTTTTAGTCATTCATGTACATAAAATAATTGGACATTTCATCACGAGGATGCTCTAAAATATAAGTAGAGAACTTATATAAAAGAAGtcaaaagttgaaaaccaaTTTATCGCCCAACCCTTTGTACATATATCATTGtataaaaataatgaataaataaatgaataaaattgtgaaaaataaggtaaaaaatccaaaataacATTCTTTTGGATGGAAAATTTAATGGAGTTAGTTGAGATGACAATTAATGATTTCAGAACATTCATATGACAAATTGCTTAAACTTTTAGTTCatatgacaaattaaaaaatatgtatCAGTTCATATGACATTCGAAAAAATTTCCCTTGTCATTGATTGCTTGGAAGCATTGTTGTGTGCATAAGGAGGAAGGTGGTTTAGGTCTTAAAACAGTTAGTTGTTTTGAACCGCTCTTTGTTAATGAAGAAAGTTTGGATATTTTTTCATCTGATTCGGTtggttgtttttttattttttatttttttattctataGACAAGGAAAGTGAGAAGTTCGTATGCTCGTTCTTCAATTTGGCCTCGCATTAGATTACATTTGTCTTCTATTTGTTGAGCAAAGTAGATGGTTAGTGGGTTTCCAGTGAAAAGATTTATTTTTGAGAGAATTTTGTTGGATCACCGTTGTTTGATCTTTTTGGTGTTAGAAGGGATGATGTTGATAGTCTTGAGGACACACGAATGTTGATTTTATTAATGAGGGTGTTTGGTCTTTTGCTCCAATTTCAACTGCACTTTCCTGTTATTTGCGAGTTTCTTCGGAAATATGTACTTATTTCCATGCATGTCTGGCTAAGGATCCGATATGGTAATTTGTGAGCCCTCTCCTTCAGGTGAGCTCTCTGCTAGTGATGCATATCATTCTCAAGGCCTCGTTTGCCGTTTGTTGGTTGGGGGAGATTGATTTGGTCTAAATTTATTCCTCCTAGAATGTCTATATTAGCATGGGAAGTTTTATGTGGTCGTGTTTTGACTGAGGACATGCTGCAAAGACGCGAAATTTTTATGGCATCTACATATGTTTTATGTTGTTTGCATATAGAATCTTTTGAGCATGTTTTTGTTATATGTACTTTTACCATGTCAATTTGGCAGCATATTTGGAATTCTTTTGGCTTGGTTACACTTCATAGCTCCTTATGAAAGCGCTTTCACCACTAGTTAGCCTTGAATAAAAGTTCACAATTACGAGATTTGTGGTTGGCATCTTTTGTTTCTACTTTGTGGTGTGTATAGTACTTGAGAAACCAAGCTCGGCGTGAAGGACTTGGTCTTAATGTTGCTTATGGTCAGATCCATTATTCAAATAGAATGCGGTCTGGTTGTATGAATAACGATGTTCGCGCTTTATGTGTGTTGAAGAGGTTTGGTGCTACATGTATGCCTCATCGAGCCCCCATCATTTTAGAGGTGTGTTGAATTCCTCCCAATCCTGGTTGGGTTAAGTTAAATATTGATGGTGCTTGCAAGAGTGGTTACTATTATGCTGGTTATGTTGGTGTGTTTCGGGATTTCAAAGGTTAGTTCCTTGGTGCCTTTTGTTCTAACTTGAAGATTCCTAGCCGTGTTGCAATGGAGGTAATAGCTATAATCAATGCTATTGAATTAGCTTCAGTTCGGGATTGGAATTTTATTTGGTTGGCGGCTTATTCAGTTTTGATTCTTGATttcttgagctctcctcaaTTCGTGGAAGAATTGCTTGCATAAAATTTCCCAAATGTATTTCGGTCTTCTCACATTTATAGGGAAGGTGATCAAGTTGTTGATGCCCTTCCAAATCATGATTCCTCTTCTACAGGCATTGTTCAGGATTCTCCTCCTGATTTCATTTTGCCATGTTATCAACGTGACTATGTAGGCTTCCACACTACCGAACTTTTGTTGGCCGTGTTATATTTTATATTGGTTGTTCGAGGTTTTATTTGTTAATGACTGTTATCATGGTCAAGGTTAGACTTTATGTCCTCTTGACAGATtgtattttccttcttttttatttttaataaagatACTTCATTGTCACTTTCCATGATAGTAATGCTAGAATAGGGTTGACTTCGTGGTTTTAACGGAAAAAAATTCCCTTAATTTATTTGAGaattcaaaaaaacaaaatatgtaaATCGATACAATTTCAAAATCACATGATGCaatatgaaaaaattaaaacttcattacTCATTTTAAAAATCACTTCAAATTTGAAAGTGAAAACTATTAATTagccattattattattattattattattattattattattattattattattattattattattactactACTACTAGCATATGCCTACACAAATTTTCagtgaacatttttttttaagggggAATGAGAGAGAACATGGAAGTAGGGTAGGGAgagattcttttattttttattctttaattAAGAAATACGTTAGTATCACCTATTagtgaaactttaaaaaaatataaaatttaagttgggtaaaattattttattacctttaattttattttgtgataaaatacTAAATTACATTTCACATTTTTTATTGACATTAATATAGTTTAGattatcattattatttgtCGTCATTATCTTGTTTCGTTTTGTGTGTCATTAAATATAAAACATCATCATCCAATAAAAATTTGACAGCCAGTCCAACTTCAACTGCTTCGCAAAGTCATACTTGTAACCAACACAAGATTCCCTTGTGCAAGTTTCATTAACAAATCAACTAGCTAGACCATTAGAGGGAGCTGGCTTCTCTGCCCTTCCATTTATCAAACACTcacatttctttttatttgtacgAACGCGGTTAAGTTATatcaatattttgtattattattactttttatcttattatctttataaaaaaaattaatataaaatattaacgtgaatTAACTATAATCacacaaaataaaagaagatgagAGTGTATGAGAAGTAGAAGCGCATAGAGAAGCCGGATCCCCATTAGAGATAATCTGAAAAGCAAAGCAAACTTCCCAAGAAACCAAACAATATCCGACAAGACCTTAAAAAACTGAAACTTTCATATAAGCTAGTTGTCATAAAAGAAATCTTGCGACGGTTACACTGCGAAAATTACTCTTACAATCGTATAAGACTAAGTCCATCAAACTGATTGGTGGAAATTATAGATTCGAGTCGACAAATTTAGATACAAAATATAACCTAATAGAATATTATTAGTACATTCATATATCTCAGACCAGCTAAATTAACTAGGAGACTTTCTTTTGGTTCTTGGCCTTCCAATCTTTGATATCAGCTTCAATCTTTGCCTTCACACTTTTTTGAAACCCTGGATAGGGTTCGTACCCAAAAGCTAAGTGAAGAAGCTCAAGCAACACAAAGTACGGCCCTGTTAGAAGTCCTTCAAGAAAGTTGTCTGAAGGGGCCCTCTTCTCAAAAATCCCATGGCCTACGACCTGTCCAGCCCAACTGCAGAACTGACCACCCAGAACCACCTTCCACGACTTAGAAAAGCCTAGCTCACTGCCAAGAATACTGGCTCCAACCCAGCAGAGAATACAAATCAAAGCTGCCAAGGACCCAGCTTTCTTGTCCAATTTGACATAATACAGACAATACGCCAAAGTGAAAACAGACCCCAAATTTAATTCGAGGCCATAAACTGGGAAACTGTAGAGAGAAGGTGTGAAGTGGAAAAGAAGAACAGAAGTGAAGAACAATGGCCACACCAAGAAAGTGTGTATGAAAATGTTAATTGGGTTGTTGTGATATGCTCCATAGAAGGCAAACTGCTTTTCAAGATCAAACAATCCAGTCCTCCCCATGAGTTTTTTATTTGCAGaactgaattttttttgctGGAAAAAGGGAATACTTTCCTGGGAGAATGAAGATTTTCCTAGGAAAATGAAGATTGTGTGGAAGACTTAGACTTGAAGGAAATCCAATGAGGGGGTATAAATAGAAGGAGCAAGTTGATAGAGCAGTAGTGTAGAAAGTACGAGCCTAAAAGCAGTAAAGCACATCGGAACTTGGAAGTTTCCTGCAACCTACTTTGAAGTTTCTTTATTGACCGTTTAAAATGCACTGCAAACGTCAATGACCATTGAGTTTAATATTGTGAACCGTCGACTTGTATTGACTCGTATGAAGAGAATCTAGAAGGATTGAACTGCACGGTATTGAGATGGTTAGACTATACTTTATGGCAAAGGATTTGGCTGGGCTATGTATAACTACCATTGTTTTGTCCTTATGGCTGGCTACCATGCACCCTTTTGATTGGGCCAGGCCATATATTCTTGTAAAGTCATCTATGGTCTAGACTACTCCTAGTGGAACTGTGGAAGCAATCCAACGCACTCCTTTtatgggatgtgatatccacacacctttttttacttctcacacattccttattaatttttattcgttgatattcttcaatttatccgatTTGACGgtcgaaaaccaaaaaaatgtaggataaataaaaagaggtgtgtggatatcacacccctccTTTTATATATACAAGAGTGAATGTTTTTCGTCTGAGCTATAAACTCATTGCATGACactttttgttcaatttaattacAATGATATTGTTATGAACTTACGAGATACCTCTTGGTTCTTCATGTCCCACGTAATCTAAAGCATTGTGATTATGCAAGATATCTAAAGTGAAGCCTAAAATAGTCAAGGTGCGGGAAAATTTGTCAAAATGCATCAAGCAGCTTATTGGTGGCCAATGTAgccttttttcttttacaaaaatATTGGGAGCTTCTTACCTCTGTGAATAAATTTTTTTGGATCCACCGCTGCAAGTTCTTATAACCTATTATGGAATCAAACGAGAAAAGATAGAAGAAGGTATAAATGGAAACGTCGCTAACATTCTCCGTATATTTCTCATTTCGTTgtgttgaaagttgaaagttgcAAGTAGATTATGTCTAGGCAACTTTTGCCAATACAAACTAGAGAAACTTGCTATGCTTTTAGTCTCAACCCAAAACCTTCTCAATAGCCATGCTATGCTTTTAGCATTTTACAAATTAATTGCTTTAGGCTATAAGTATTAGTATAGACCATCACAATGTCAATTGTTAAagttagaaaatatgaaaatatatacaatattcAAGTGCATGCAGAAGTTTCAGATGCCATTAATCATATCAAAAGGAACATAGGAACATGCCAATATATAGGGTAAGTAACAAGAATAAAGAATCTCACGCCAGTAGACGTAGTGGGCCCCTTTATGTAATTTTAGGCCTATTCATTCCTCTCCTCCTTTTCTGATCTGAATCgggaaattgaaaaaaaaaaaaaaccaaaattataaTCCATGTAAAATTATAGTTGTTGCAGAatagaaatgtgattgtgtaaattctagagaatctgggaatgtatcttatattcctattaagagtagattacctattcaATGTTGTAATCTTAAAgagaaaggtttttacctattctattactataaataaaagcacaatgggtgtatcaaacacacctcacaattaaatcactatCTCTTCTCTCTAACCATAGCCAGCCCCcatctctctctaaaccctagatcgttcaatcaaataggcctacaacatgtTATTAGCAAGCTCTTGCCAGAAGCTGAGGAATTGACATCTTAGACCCTTCATGGTAGCAACCCTATGGCCTTGCTGCGCTGACCTAGACTACTAGGCCTTTCGGCCTACCTCTGTTTATAGGGCCCACAATCCCTAAGTCTAAAAAACCAGTAGATTTTGGCTCATTGTCCAGCGTCCTTTGGCTCGTGAACTCACTGAGCTTCGCCCCAATCTCAGCCCGCTTGCCAGCAACTTCGGTTGCTGGCCTTAGGTTGCCTCGGACCGAAAACATAGAAACCTAGCTTTGGCTGGGTTTCTCGGACCAAACACATAGGCTAGCTTTCGTTGGACCTAACCTGTGCCccccttttaacccaaacatGAAACCTAGCTACGATTAAGGTTTTTTCTCCCACCCCGTAGATTTTTGGGCCTACCCTCTGGACCAGTGGCCTGCAGCCACCCCGATGGCTGCTTTGAGCAGCCAACTCGAGCTCTTTTGCTCACGATACCCAGCCCTTCTTTAGGCTATGCTATGttttcgatccaataatattattttaatattatttagcttctacaatcgaccatgtatggcccgatttattgaattaattaaaaatgaccTGCAGTCTATTAatttgataatgaatccaaaattattgacctaaagatcacttttggacattaacgatttaataatttatttttatactttgaaccgtcacaTACTTTAGTAGTAACGAAGCTTTAAAACTTGAGTTCCCAAAaaacctcaaatccactatattcaaattagtatattgcattctgtgtttcttgcaggaacctttcattatgaactaattgttcataaaactaaattgaacctatagtttcaaatttagtgcctttgaaacccgaagtttttattcaaaacataccacatgaaacctgtagttttcatttataaattaaaccaatacatgtctatagaacttgtatgttctacgatatatgtctatggcttaccatatgactactCACGTTTTTTCCTCTGTTTTaaggacatgtcgaacttgaacaagctcgatttctccgctctagaagtctctggaagaaactatctaaagtgggttcaagacgtgaagcttcATCTAactgcaaagggtattagagccaccattgAGACACCTATTGCCGACAAACCTGTTGACGAAGCTCAGaaggctactgcaatgatcttcatttaaagacacatccatgatgcactgcagactgagtatctcgttgaggaggacccacgcaccctctggctgaccgttttgatcaccaaaaaaacatatacttgcctgaagcaagacacgactggcaacaTCTTCACATCCAGGACTTTAATAccatgaatgaatacaactctgaagtttgtagaatccgttcTTTGTTGAAATTCTGTAAAGTGGAACTAACTGAATCAGATCTCTTGGAGAATACCTATTCAACCTTCCATgtcaccaatattgtcctgcagcaacaatatagagcacataaattcaccaagttttcggatttgatc is from Malus sylvestris chromosome 5, drMalSylv7.2, whole genome shotgun sequence and encodes:
- the LOC126622622 gene encoding 2-hydroxy-palmitic acid dioxygenase MPO1-like, translating into MGRTGLFDLEKQFAFYGAYHNNPINIFIHTFLVWPLFFTSVLLFHFTPSLYSFPVYGLELNLGSVFTLAYCLYYVKLDKKAGSLAALICILCWVGASILGSELGFSKSWKVVLGGQFCSWAGQVVGHGIFEKRAPSDNFLEGLLTGPYFVLLELLHLAFGYEPYPGFQKSVKAKIEADIKDWKAKNQKKVS